The following coding sequences lie in one Arachis ipaensis cultivar K30076 chromosome B05, Araip1.1, whole genome shotgun sequence genomic window:
- the LOC110271949 gene encoding uncharacterized protein LOC110271949 — MLQIEGTTETTPETPKQLQETTPTLPPAPTKIHPDAEDAATLLMMARTASYVPKIDPGVPSFSLGLTDSSQEGASTQETERAKSPESANLIEQLDDLVQKIASSAAKGKNKSPQIQRETGGESSAKFQTPGGLYQITDDMKQKCYIWETRLKEDADGNTNEYEEMCTLIGQGEYILMRMHLVSLQAKSDIESQIVSAICLILNQKNEKRFHLCSLL, encoded by the exons ATGCTACAGATTGAAGGGACTACAgaaac cactcctgaaacccccaaacaacttcaagagaccacacccacgcttcccccagctccaactaaaat TCATCCAGACGCAGAAGACGCTGCTACCCTgttgatgatggcacggacagcatccTATGTTCCTAAAATAGATCCAggggtgccatcattcagccttggattgactgattcaagccaggAGGGGGCGTCAACGCAGGAGACAGAAAGGGCAAAATCTCCAGAATCTGCAAATTTGATAGAACAATTGGATGATTTGGTCCAAAAAATAGCAAGTAGTGCGGCGAAGGGAAAAAACAAAAGTCCACAAATTCAGAGGGAGACTGGGGGAGAAAGTTCTGCAAAGTTTCAAACTCCTGGGGGATTATATCAGATTACGGATGATATGAAACAAAAGTGCTACATCTGGGAGACGAGACTGAAGGAAGATGCAGATGGCAATACTAACGAGTATGAGGAAATGTGCACTCTGATTGGCCAAGGAGAATACATTTTGATGAGAATGCACCTTGTATCCCTCCAGGCAAAAAGTGATATAGAATCtcag attgtatctgccatctgcctcatcctcaaccagaaaaatgaaaagaggtttCATCTGTGTTCTTTACTTTAA